tattgcataggagtaCCAGAAACTGCCTCATTGGGAACAAAAACtatttacattaaataaaaacCCAGCTGCAGGCTGCGTCTGCACATTTACAGCATGGTGAAGCACACTGTGACCGACCGTGGAGACAGCTTCTGGCACTCACACCACAGGGGCACGTTTGCCACATGAGAGTAAAGCGAGGGTAGAAGGAGGGagtgagaggggaggagagaggattaCAGCTCATTTCTGGTTCCGGAGCTGATTGGACAGCCAGTCCAGTCCCTCGTAAAGCCCGTCCCCACTGGTGGCACAGGTGGCCTGAATGTACCAGTTCCTGTGGCGCAGAGAGTGCAGGCCCAGCTTGTCCGTGATCTCGGCCGCGTTCATGGCATTAGGGAGGTCCTGGGGGTGACAGCACAGCAGGCGTGGGTCAGGGGGGCTGCATGGAGCCCTTTCCACCTGCCCTGTGACCCCCACCCTGTTCAGACCTCCAGCCCTGAGAGGCTGGCTGCCTGACACGTACCCCCACCGGCACACAGGGTGTTCAGTCACACATACCTGTTTGTTAGCAAACACGAGCAGAACGGCGTCCCTGAGCTCGTCTTCTGCCAACATCCTCATGAGCTCCTCACGGGCCTCATTCACACGCTCTCTGTCATTGCTGTCAACCACAAAGATGAGACCTGCAGAGGGGACAGTAAGCGTGACTGCAGGCACCGGGACACCCCGAGCCCCACTCCTGAGGGGTGTGGTGGGGTAGCTCCCTCTTACCTTGTGTGTTTTGAAAGTAGTGGCGCCACAGAGGCCGGATCTTGTCCTGGCCACCCACGTCCCACACAGTGAAGCTGATGTTCTTGTACTCCACGGTCTCCACGTTGAAGcctggaggagacctgggtgagCCTATCCCCAGagccaccaccacctcccagccTCCCAAGGCCCAGCGTCCTCACCAATAGTGGGAATGGTGGTCACAATTTCACCCAGCTTCAGTTTGTACAGGATGGTGGTCTTTCCCGCAGCATCTAGGCCCACCATGAGAATGCGCATTTCTTTTTTGCCAAAAAGGCCCTTGAAGAGGTTTGCAAAGATATTCCCCATGCTGCAGACCGGTGGGGGCAACACTGGCCAGAGAAACCTGCAGGAACAAGGAGTCCTGGGGTCTTTTTCTGTGCTGCCCAGGGCCAGGCAAGCAGGAGCAGCTCAGAGACCGCTCACCCAGAGCCAGGCTGAGGCAGCTCCTCCTATCTCAGAAGCTGATGAAATTCTGGTTCCTATCCAAAAGAAAACAGTCCTGCCCACCTACCTCTTGAGCCTCTAATCACTCTTACAAGGCAGTATATGGGAATCTTAGAACAAGGCTGACTGGAatttgaagctgctgctgctgctaagtcgcttcagtcgtgtccgactctgtgcaactccatagacagcagcccaccaggctctaccatccctgggattctccaggcaagaacactggagtggactgccatttccttttccaatgcatgaaagtgaaaagtgaaagcgaagtcgctcagtcgtgtccgactcttctcgaccccatggaccacagcctaccaggc
The nucleotide sequence above comes from Bos indicus isolate NIAB-ARS_2022 breed Sahiwal x Tharparkar chromosome 7, NIAB-ARS_B.indTharparkar_mat_pri_1.0, whole genome shotgun sequence. Encoded proteins:
- the ARF1 gene encoding ADP-ribosylation factor 1 translates to MGNIFANLFKGLFGKKEMRILMVGLDAAGKTTILYKLKLGEIVTTIPTIGFNVETVEYKNISFTVWDVGGQDKIRPLWRHYFQNTQGLIFVVDSNDRERVNEAREELMRMLAEDELRDAVLLVFANKQDLPNAMNAAEITDKLGLHSLRHRNWYIQATCATSGDGLYEGLDWLSNQLRNQK